The Halobacterium sp. CBA1132 genome has a segment encoding these proteins:
- a CDS encoding aldehyde dehydrogenase family protein has translation MTTDLSIDADWSEQYIDGEWVAADSGETIAVEDPSTREVVAEVPAGTESDVNAAYEAAAEAQTEWAQTPPAQRSAVVQQFLQALQEHDEGVVDLLAHEVGGSRIMGETSIQIASDHAGEAATLPRRMKGEHADSNIPGKENIVERGPKGVVTVISPWNFPLNLSARAVLPAIAAGNSVVLKPSTNSPITGGLLFAKLFEETDLPEGVVNVVTGRGSEIGDRVASHPESDVVSFTGSTEVGQHVAGLAGENLAIPAMELGGNNAHVVTDDADVDRAVDGATFGSFVHQGQVCISINRHIVHEDVYDEYVRKLTERAEELAVGSAHEPDTVVGPIIDESQRDEMLEYVEETIDAGATLETGGETADIDGVDDSLVVKPTVLSGVTNDMAAADNEHFGPIAPVIPFSDVDEAVEIANDTEYGLSGSVHAGDLSVAKDIAERMETGNVHINDQPINDEAHVPFSGIGASGMGTYNSDAFLHEVTETKWISVQHEPRDYPL, from the coding sequence ATGACTACCGACCTGTCCATCGACGCCGACTGGAGCGAGCAGTACATCGACGGCGAGTGGGTCGCCGCCGACAGCGGGGAGACCATCGCCGTCGAGGACCCCTCGACGCGCGAAGTCGTCGCAGAAGTCCCCGCTGGGACCGAGAGCGACGTGAACGCCGCCTACGAGGCCGCCGCCGAAGCCCAGACCGAGTGGGCGCAGACGCCCCCCGCGCAGCGCTCGGCTGTCGTCCAGCAGTTCCTGCAGGCACTCCAAGAACACGACGAGGGCGTTGTCGACCTGCTGGCCCACGAGGTCGGTGGCTCCCGGATTATGGGCGAGACGTCCATCCAAATCGCCTCCGACCACGCCGGCGAGGCGGCGACGCTCCCGCGACGCATGAAAGGCGAACACGCCGACTCCAACATCCCCGGTAAGGAGAACATCGTCGAGCGAGGCCCGAAGGGCGTCGTCACCGTCATCTCTCCTTGGAACTTCCCCCTGAATCTGAGCGCGCGGGCGGTCCTCCCGGCTATCGCGGCGGGCAACAGCGTCGTCCTCAAGCCGTCGACGAACTCCCCGATTACGGGCGGCCTGCTGTTCGCGAAGCTCTTCGAAGAGACCGACCTCCCCGAGGGCGTCGTGAACGTGGTCACCGGTCGTGGCTCTGAAATCGGTGACCGCGTCGCCAGCCATCCCGAGAGCGACGTCGTCTCGTTCACCGGCTCCACGGAAGTCGGCCAACACGTCGCCGGTCTCGCCGGCGAGAACCTCGCAATCCCGGCGATGGAACTCGGCGGCAACAACGCCCACGTCGTCACGGACGACGCCGACGTGGACCGCGCCGTCGACGGCGCGACGTTCGGGTCGTTCGTCCACCAGGGCCAGGTCTGCATCTCCATCAACCGCCACATCGTCCACGAGGACGTCTACGACGAGTACGTCCGGAAGCTCACCGAGCGCGCCGAAGAACTCGCCGTCGGCAGCGCCCACGAGCCCGACACCGTGGTCGGGCCCATCATCGACGAGTCCCAGCGCGACGAGATGCTCGAATACGTCGAGGAAACCATCGACGCGGGCGCGACCCTCGAAACCGGCGGCGAAACCGCCGACATCGACGGCGTCGACGACTCCCTCGTCGTCAAGCCGACCGTTCTCTCCGGCGTCACGAACGACATGGCGGCCGCGGACAACGAGCACTTCGGGCCGATTGCGCCCGTCATCCCGTTCTCGGACGTCGACGAGGCTGTCGAAATTGCCAACGACACCGAGTACGGGCTCTCCGGCAGCGTCCACGCCGGCGACCTCTCGGTCGCGAAAGACATCGCCGAGCGCATGGAGACCGGCAACGTCCACATCAACGACCAGCCCATCAACGACGAAGCCCACGTCCCGTTCAGCGGCATCGGCGCGTCCGGCATGGGGACGTACAACAGCGACGCCTTCCTCCACGAGGTCACGGAGACGAAGTGGATTTCCGTCCAGCACGAACCGCGCGACTACCCGCTGTGA
- a CDS encoding anaerobic glycerol-3-phosphate dehydrogenase subunit C, which translates to MSDSQSTDFDPVAPNTGEDFEPVDVFDDSDDFDLRPGADSCYKCSTCDTNCPVAEVDDDFPGPKFQGPEQWRLKRRDDDHSVDDSVMDCSNCMRCDNACPSGVNLSQMHNTARGEYVSEELSKLSVEYVRNRLLANYRKSAWLASKVPRLANAAANFGPARWLGEKLLGVTGEREFPDFATETFTEWWAAQGGAAGSKERAREARERRGEPLDADKRVAYFHGCYAEYNTPEVAKALVRVYEHFGYEIVVPEQGCSGTPMFANGMLDDARRDAELNVSSFADLVDEGYDAIASCTSCSMAIRQEYPELFDIDGIDDVAANTFESVEYLRIHEDLEGELADADVGDDLAAEFAYHAPCHARNQGLDRQAVELFGDLDGVGVEDVGDSCSGISGTYGWKAEKYETSMKIGDEMFDHMEAADGETGMTECPTCAMQMEHGTGYDVRHPLELLEAAVVA; encoded by the coding sequence ATGAGTGACAGCCAATCCACCGACTTCGACCCAGTGGCACCGAACACCGGAGAGGACTTCGAGCCCGTCGACGTCTTCGACGACAGCGACGACTTCGACCTGCGCCCGGGCGCCGACTCCTGTTACAAGTGCTCGACGTGCGACACCAACTGCCCGGTCGCGGAGGTCGACGACGACTTCCCCGGGCCGAAGTTCCAAGGCCCGGAGCAGTGGCGCCTCAAGCGCCGCGACGACGACCACAGCGTCGACGACTCGGTGATGGACTGCTCGAACTGCATGCGCTGCGACAACGCGTGCCCGTCGGGCGTGAACCTCTCCCAGATGCACAACACCGCCCGCGGCGAGTACGTCAGCGAGGAGCTGAGCAAGCTCTCCGTGGAGTACGTGCGCAACCGCCTGCTCGCGAACTACCGCAAGTCGGCGTGGCTGGCGAGCAAGGTGCCGCGGCTCGCGAACGCCGCGGCGAACTTCGGGCCGGCGCGCTGGCTCGGCGAGAAACTGCTCGGCGTCACCGGCGAGCGCGAGTTCCCCGACTTCGCGACGGAGACGTTCACGGAGTGGTGGGCCGCGCAGGGCGGCGCCGCCGGCTCGAAGGAGCGCGCCCGCGAGGCCCGCGAGCGCCGCGGCGAACCGCTGGACGCCGACAAGCGGGTCGCGTACTTCCACGGCTGCTACGCGGAGTACAACACGCCCGAGGTCGCGAAGGCGCTCGTCCGCGTCTACGAGCACTTCGGCTACGAAATCGTCGTCCCGGAGCAGGGCTGCTCGGGCACCCCGATGTTCGCCAACGGAATGCTCGACGACGCGCGCCGCGACGCCGAACTGAACGTCTCCTCGTTCGCGGACCTCGTCGACGAGGGCTACGACGCCATCGCCTCCTGCACGTCGTGCTCGATGGCGATTCGACAGGAGTACCCCGAGCTGTTCGATATCGACGGCATCGACGACGTCGCTGCGAACACCTTCGAATCCGTGGAGTACCTCCGCATCCACGAGGACCTCGAGGGCGAACTCGCGGACGCCGATGTCGGCGACGACCTCGCCGCGGAGTTCGCGTACCACGCGCCGTGTCACGCCCGCAATCAGGGACTGGACCGGCAGGCCGTCGAACTGTTCGGCGACCTCGACGGCGTCGGCGTCGAGGACGTCGGGGACTCCTGCTCGGGCATCTCCGGGACGTACGGCTGGAAGGCCGAGAAGTACGAGACGTCGATGAAAATCGGCGACGAGATGTTCGACCACATGGAGGCCGCCGACGGCGAGACCGGGATGACGGAGTGCCCGACGTGCGCGATGCAGATGGAACACGGCACGGGCTACGACGTCCGTCACCCGCTGGAACTGCTCGAAGCCGCCGTGGTCGCGTGA
- the glpB gene encoding glycerol-3-phosphate dehydrogenase subunit GlpB, with protein MAIDSDVLVIGGGLAGLTSALAAARAGADTRLVSYKQSTLRHASGLVDVLGYTPDGDGPLVDPFDAIPDLPEAHPYRTVGTEMVREALALFDDAVPHYRGSHTDANALVPTHGGTVKPTARYPVGASAGVASDDRDALLVGFEALADFDAPQAAAHLDAAGVPFDVRGATIRFPGDLRADAKITRYAKLLDADSRVPVDGRDQSVRAALAERVRAELDGEERVGFPAILGDDDAAGVREALADALGAAVFEVPMGPPSLPGLRLEDALFDALDSAGASIETGNPVVDYDGGDRIERVSVEKNGARIPYAADQYVLATGGLVGKGVESDRDAVYEPIFDCHVAHAGDRYDWFEDDAFGDHAFPQFGVATDDSLRPEEADGSTEFPNLRAAGSVLGGYDFAAEKSGGGVSLATGYAAGRAAAEETR; from the coding sequence GTGGCGATTGACTCGGACGTCCTCGTGATTGGCGGGGGACTGGCGGGACTGACGAGCGCGCTCGCCGCGGCGCGAGCGGGCGCGGACACCCGACTGGTCTCCTACAAGCAGAGCACGCTCCGGCACGCCTCCGGTCTCGTGGACGTGCTCGGCTACACGCCCGACGGCGACGGCCCGCTCGTCGACCCGTTCGACGCGATTCCCGACCTCCCCGAAGCTCACCCCTACCGGACCGTCGGCACGGAGATGGTCCGCGAGGCGCTGGCGCTGTTCGACGACGCAGTCCCCCACTACCGGGGGTCGCACACGGACGCGAACGCGCTGGTGCCGACCCACGGCGGGACCGTAAAGCCGACCGCGCGCTACCCGGTGGGCGCCAGCGCCGGCGTCGCCAGCGACGACCGCGACGCGCTCCTCGTGGGGTTCGAGGCGCTGGCCGACTTCGACGCGCCGCAGGCCGCTGCACACCTCGACGCCGCCGGCGTCCCCTTCGACGTGCGCGGCGCGACGATTCGGTTCCCAGGCGACCTCCGCGCGGACGCCAAAATCACGCGGTACGCGAAACTGCTCGACGCCGACAGCCGGGTGCCCGTCGACGGCCGCGACCAATCAGTCAGGGCGGCGCTCGCCGAGCGCGTGCGGGCGGAACTCGACGGCGAGGAGCGCGTCGGCTTCCCGGCGATTCTCGGCGACGACGATGCCGCCGGCGTCCGCGAGGCGCTCGCCGACGCCCTCGGCGCGGCCGTCTTCGAGGTTCCGATGGGGCCGCCGTCGCTGCCCGGCCTCCGCCTCGAAGATGCGCTCTTCGACGCGCTCGACTCGGCGGGTGCCAGCATCGAGACGGGGAACCCCGTCGTCGACTACGACGGCGGCGACCGAATCGAGCGCGTGTCCGTCGAGAAGAACGGCGCGCGCATCCCGTACGCCGCCGACCAGTACGTGCTCGCGACCGGCGGCCTCGTCGGGAAGGGTGTGGAGTCCGACCGCGACGCCGTCTACGAACCAATCTTCGACTGCCACGTCGCGCACGCCGGCGACCGCTACGACTGGTTCGAGGACGACGCGTTCGGCGACCACGCCTTCCCCCAGTTCGGCGTCGCCACCGACGACAGCCTGCGGCCCGAGGAAGCGGACGGCAGCACCGAGTTCCCGAACTTGCGGGCCGCGGGGAGCGTGCTCGGCGGCTACGACTTCGCCGCCGAGAAGTCCGGCGGCGGCGTCTCGCTCGCGACGGGGTACGCCGCCGGCCGCGCGGCGGCCGAGGAGACACGATGA
- the glpA gene encoding anaerobic glycerol-3-phosphate dehydrogenase subunit GlpA encodes MASVPHIAVVGGGSTGAGVARDLAMRGFDVTLVEQGNLTHGTTGRMHGLLHSGGRYAVADQASARECIEENRVLRDIASHCVEETGGLFVKRPEDSEEYFQEKLRGCEACDIPVDVVSGAEAREMEPHLAPDVEKAIAVPDAAIDPFRLVVANAASAQEHGARVETHSTVTDLLVEDGEVVGLEVEHDSGPGKHVHGKEGGTEEIRADHVVNATGAWAGRIGDMAGVDVAVRPSKGVMTVMNVRQVDTVVNRCRPKGDADIVVPHETTAILGTTDVEVDDPEDYPEEQWEVDEMIDTLSELVPMLAEARTVRSFWGVRPLYEPPDVASDDPTDITRDFFLLDHADRDDVPGLTTVVGGKLTTYRMMAESVADHVCERFGVDADCRTADVPLPGSEEFSVLRDYMDEFGLRSPVGRRSVERLGSRADDVLDTDEPNPVVCECEGVTRAEIRDAVEQSGSDLNAVRIRTRASMGNCQGGFCAHRMASELHGDGGYDEPTARRALDDLLQERWKGQRHALWGEQLSQAMLNYALHATTQNRDADPADGGDVDFTAFDSGPDAARTDGGNRGD; translated from the coding sequence ATGGCATCGGTACCACACATCGCCGTCGTCGGCGGCGGTTCGACGGGGGCTGGCGTCGCCCGCGACCTCGCGATGCGGGGCTTCGACGTGACGCTCGTCGAACAGGGCAACCTCACGCACGGCACGACCGGCCGAATGCACGGGCTCCTCCACAGCGGCGGTCGGTACGCCGTCGCCGACCAAGCGAGCGCGCGCGAGTGCATCGAGGAGAACCGCGTGCTCCGCGACATCGCGAGCCACTGCGTCGAGGAGACCGGCGGCCTGTTCGTCAAGCGCCCCGAGGACTCCGAAGAGTACTTTCAGGAGAAACTCCGGGGCTGCGAGGCCTGCGACATCCCCGTCGACGTGGTTTCGGGCGCGGAGGCCCGCGAGATGGAACCCCACCTCGCGCCCGACGTCGAGAAGGCGATTGCCGTGCCCGACGCCGCTATCGACCCGTTCCGGCTGGTGGTCGCCAACGCCGCCAGCGCGCAGGAACACGGCGCGCGCGTCGAGACACACTCCACAGTCACGGACTTGCTCGTCGAGGACGGCGAAGTCGTCGGCCTCGAAGTCGAACACGACTCCGGCCCGGGCAAGCACGTCCACGGCAAGGAAGGCGGCACCGAGGAGATTCGGGCCGACCACGTCGTCAACGCGACGGGCGCGTGGGCGGGCCGCATCGGCGACATGGCGGGCGTGGACGTGGCGGTCCGCCCGTCGAAGGGCGTGATGACTGTGATGAACGTCCGGCAGGTCGACACCGTGGTCAACCGCTGCCGGCCGAAGGGCGACGCCGACATCGTCGTCCCCCACGAGACGACGGCCATCCTCGGCACGACCGACGTGGAGGTCGACGACCCCGAGGACTACCCCGAGGAGCAGTGGGAGGTCGACGAGATGATAGACACGCTCTCGGAGCTGGTGCCGATGCTCGCGGAGGCGCGGACGGTGCGGTCGTTCTGGGGCGTCCGGCCGCTGTACGAGCCGCCGGACGTCGCCAGCGACGACCCGACGGACATCACGCGGGACTTCTTCCTGCTCGACCACGCCGACCGCGACGACGTGCCCGGGCTGACGACCGTCGTCGGCGGGAAACTCACGACCTATCGGATGATGGCCGAGTCGGTCGCCGACCACGTCTGCGAGCGCTTCGGCGTCGACGCCGACTGCCGGACGGCGGACGTCCCGCTGCCCGGCAGCGAGGAGTTCTCCGTGCTCCGGGACTACATGGACGAGTTCGGCCTGCGCTCGCCGGTCGGCCGGCGTAGCGTCGAACGTCTCGGGTCGCGCGCCGACGACGTGCTCGACACCGACGAGCCGAACCCGGTCGTCTGCGAGTGCGAGGGCGTCACGCGCGCCGAAATCCGGGACGCAGTCGAGCAGTCCGGGTCGGACCTCAACGCCGTCCGCATCCGCACCCGCGCGTCGATGGGGAACTGTCAGGGCGGGTTCTGCGCGCACCGCATGGCGAGTGAACTCCACGGCGACGGCGGCTACGACGAGCCGACCGCGCGCCGCGCGTTGGACGACCTCCTACAGGAGCGCTGGAAGGGCCAGCGCCACGCGCTCTGGGGCGAACAGCTCTCCCAAGCGATGCTGAACTACGCGCTGCACGCCACCACGCAGAACCGCGACGCGGACCCCGCCGACGGCGGCGACGTGGACTTCACCGCCTTCGACAGCGGTCCAGATGCGGCCCGCACGGACGGAGGGAACCGTGGCGATTGA
- the glpK gene encoding glycerol kinase GlpK yields MPDTYVGSIDQGTTGTRFMVFDHSGQVVANAYEQHEQLYPEPGWVEHDPVEIWENTKTAVTEGLDAAGLDATQLEALGITNQRETTVVWDAASGKPVHNALVWQDRRTTDRVEELEADDSIEEIRDKTGLEADAYFSATKTEWILDNAEPLKLQTSRTQDLRDRARDGELLMGTIDAWLIYNLTGNHITDVSNASRTMLYNIRDLEWDDDLLDEFDVPAEMLPEVRPSSDEEFYGHTDPDGFLGAEVPVAGALGDQQAALFGQTCFDEGDAKNTYGTGSFYLMNTGNEAVESDHGLLTTIGFQRSGEPVQYALEGSIFVTGAAIEWLEDVDLINNAAQTAELARSAESTDGVYMVPAFTGLGAPHWDGRARGTIVGMTRGTEKKHIVRATLESIAYQTRDIAEAMEADSGVETTSLRVDGGAVKNNFLCQLQSDIIQTNIARPEVDETTALGSAYAAGLAVGYWDDVDELRSNWQVDRQFEPDMDESKADKMYGRWDDAVERSLDWAQED; encoded by the coding sequence ATGCCAGACACCTACGTCGGCTCGATAGACCAAGGGACGACCGGAACCCGGTTCATGGTCTTCGACCACAGCGGGCAGGTCGTCGCGAACGCGTACGAACAACACGAACAGCTCTACCCCGAACCCGGCTGGGTCGAACACGACCCCGTCGAAATCTGGGAGAACACGAAGACTGCCGTGACCGAGGGGCTGGACGCCGCCGGTCTCGACGCCACGCAGTTGGAGGCGCTCGGCATCACGAACCAGCGCGAGACCACCGTCGTGTGGGACGCCGCCAGCGGCAAACCCGTCCACAACGCGCTCGTCTGGCAGGACCGCCGCACCACCGACCGCGTCGAGGAACTGGAAGCCGACGACTCCATCGAGGAGATTCGGGACAAGACCGGCCTCGAAGCCGACGCGTACTTCTCCGCGACGAAGACCGAGTGGATTCTGGACAACGCCGAACCGCTGAAACTCCAGACCTCCCGCACGCAGGACCTCCGCGACCGCGCGCGCGACGGCGAACTCCTGATGGGCACCATCGACGCGTGGCTCATCTACAACCTCACCGGCAACCACATCACGGACGTCTCGAACGCCTCCCGGACGATGCTGTACAACATCCGGGACCTAGAGTGGGACGACGACCTGCTCGACGAGTTCGACGTCCCCGCCGAGATGCTGCCGGAAGTCCGGCCGTCCTCCGACGAGGAGTTCTACGGCCACACTGACCCGGACGGCTTCCTCGGCGCCGAAGTCCCCGTCGCGGGCGCGCTCGGCGACCAGCAGGCCGCGCTGTTCGGGCAGACCTGTTTCGACGAGGGCGACGCCAAGAACACCTACGGCACCGGCTCGTTCTACCTCATGAACACCGGCAACGAGGCCGTCGAGTCCGACCACGGCCTCCTCACCACCATCGGCTTCCAGCGCTCGGGCGAACCCGTCCAGTACGCGCTGGAGGGGTCCATCTTCGTCACGGGCGCCGCCATCGAGTGGCTCGAAGACGTCGACCTCATCAACAACGCCGCCCAGACCGCCGAACTCGCGCGCTCCGCCGAGTCCACCGACGGCGTCTACATGGTGCCGGCGTTCACGGGACTCGGTGCGCCCCACTGGGACGGCCGCGCTCGCGGCACCATCGTCGGGATGACCCGCGGCACCGAGAAGAAACACATCGTCCGCGCGACCCTCGAATCCATCGCGTACCAGACGCGGGACATCGCGGAAGCGATGGAGGCCGACTCCGGCGTCGAGACCACGTCGCTGCGCGTGGACGGCGGCGCGGTGAAGAACAACTTCCTCTGCCAGCTCCAGTCCGACATCATCCAGACCAACATCGCGCGCCCCGAGGTCGACGAGACCACGGCGCTCGGGTCGGCGTACGCCGCCGGCCTCGCGGTCGGCTACTGGGACGACGTCGACGAGCTGCGCTCGAACTGGCAGGTCGACCGCCAGTTCGAGCCCGACATGGACGAGTCGAAAGCCGACAAGATGTACGGCCGGTGGGACGACGCCGTCGAACGCTCGCTGGACTGGGCGCAGGAGGACTAA
- a CDS encoding Cdc6/Cdc18 family protein: MDIDARIKRRQRRDAAPRLVQDYEALAPVTHLDEPSDRGPVLERLLDHLEPVFDSRLPPNAYVHGPRGSGKTAVVTALFGHLERLSTQTQSVIYTSTRAGSPSAPGFVYVDARETNSEFAFYHHVLDALVDERVPEHGIGTAEIRDRLHERVGQSRGGVVVGVDHVGAPDDVDADRLVELFAGLPSNASWLAIGREPPEETELTEYTATTIRVEPYRRQVLVDVLMARASAGLAQQALTHELARRIADWADGNAHDALAALFVATDRANRDGRDRLAPADVDEAIAEVPEPSVSLGRVLALPENKQLVLRELVDLAPDDRASVTATTEAISAGVDLSAGTVKRYLYELAESGVVERVQAEERAGKGRPPSRLELRFPPTAFRRLYDLRQ, translated from the coding sequence ATGGACATCGACGCGCGAATAAAACGCCGACAGCGACGGGACGCGGCCCCACGGCTCGTGCAGGACTACGAGGCGCTGGCGCCGGTGACGCACCTCGACGAGCCGTCGGACCGCGGCCCCGTCCTCGAACGGCTGCTGGACCACCTCGAACCAGTGTTCGACAGTCGGCTGCCGCCGAACGCGTACGTCCACGGCCCCCGCGGCTCCGGGAAGACCGCGGTGGTGACGGCGCTGTTCGGCCACCTCGAACGGCTGTCCACGCAGACGCAGTCGGTCATCTACACGAGCACGCGCGCCGGGTCGCCGAGCGCTCCGGGGTTCGTCTACGTCGACGCCCGCGAGACGAACAGCGAGTTCGCGTTCTACCACCACGTGCTGGACGCGCTCGTCGACGAGCGCGTGCCCGAGCACGGAATCGGCACCGCCGAGATTCGCGACCGCCTCCACGAGCGCGTCGGGCAGTCGCGGGGCGGCGTCGTCGTCGGCGTCGACCACGTGGGCGCGCCCGACGACGTGGACGCCGACCGCCTCGTCGAACTGTTCGCGGGACTGCCGAGTAACGCGAGTTGGCTCGCGATTGGCCGGGAGCCGCCCGAGGAGACCGAACTCACGGAGTACACCGCGACGACGATTCGCGTCGAACCCTACCGCCGCCAAGTGCTGGTCGACGTGTTGATGGCACGCGCGTCTGCGGGACTGGCCCAGCAGGCGCTCACGCACGAACTCGCGCGCCGCATCGCGGACTGGGCCGACGGGAACGCCCACGACGCGCTCGCGGCGCTGTTCGTCGCGACCGACCGCGCGAACCGCGACGGCCGCGACCGCCTCGCGCCCGCGGACGTCGACGAAGCGATAGCCGAAGTGCCCGAGCCGTCGGTCTCGCTGGGGCGCGTGCTCGCGCTCCCGGAGAACAAGCAACTCGTGCTCCGGGAACTGGTCGACCTCGCGCCCGACGACCGAGCGTCGGTGACGGCGACGACAGAGGCCATCAGCGCGGGGGTCGACCTCTCGGCGGGGACGGTCAAACGCTACCTCTACGAACTCGCGGAGAGCGGCGTCGTCGAGCGCGTGCAAGCCGAGGAGCGCGCCGGCAAGGGCCGGCCGCCGAGCCGCTTGGAGTTGCGGTTCCCGCCGACCGCGTTCCGCCGGCTGTACGACCTCCGACAGTAG